In Cupriavidus taiwanensis, the following proteins share a genomic window:
- a CDS encoding Bug family tripartite tricarboxylate transporter substrate binding protein, translated as MTSWLRRLGTGLGIGLCLAATPALADSYPSKPIRLLVPFPASGATDLLARAIAQKVGSNMGQQIVVDNRPGAGGAIGSDMAAKAAPDGYTLLIATTSTHAIGPHINPRLPYQTETDFTPVGQVAIATNVLVVPNSLPVKNVRELVDYAKKHPGELNYASSGNGTVVHLTTEAFKTQAGVFITHIPYRGTALAVPDLISGKVQVLFDSIVSGLPHVKDGKLKALAVTSAKRSPLAPEIPTVSESGLPGFVSDTWFGIYGPKGMPADIVNRLNAEFNKAIQSPEVKERLAKLGAEPVGGTPAQFAAMVKQDSARWGKLIRDRKITAE; from the coding sequence ATGACATCCTGGCTGCGCCGCCTCGGCACCGGCCTCGGCATCGGCCTGTGCCTGGCCGCCACCCCCGCACTGGCCGACAGCTACCCGAGCAAGCCGATCCGGCTGCTCGTGCCCTTCCCCGCCAGCGGCGCGACCGACCTGCTGGCACGCGCCATCGCGCAGAAGGTGGGCAGCAACATGGGCCAGCAGATCGTGGTCGACAACCGTCCTGGCGCCGGCGGCGCGATCGGCTCCGACATGGCCGCCAAGGCCGCGCCCGATGGCTATACGCTGCTGATCGCCACCACCAGCACGCATGCGATCGGGCCGCATATCAATCCCCGCCTGCCGTACCAGACCGAGACCGACTTCACGCCGGTGGGCCAGGTCGCGATCGCCACCAACGTGCTGGTGGTGCCCAACAGCCTGCCGGTAAAGAACGTGCGCGAGCTGGTCGACTACGCCAAGAAGCATCCCGGCGAGCTGAACTACGCCTCGAGCGGCAATGGCACCGTGGTGCACCTGACCACCGAAGCGTTCAAGACGCAGGCGGGCGTGTTCATCACCCACATCCCCTACCGCGGCACCGCGCTGGCGGTGCCTGACCTGATCTCGGGCAAGGTGCAGGTGCTGTTCGACAGCATCGTCTCGGGCCTGCCGCATGTGAAGGACGGCAAGCTCAAGGCGCTGGCGGTGACCAGCGCCAAACGCTCGCCGCTGGCGCCGGAAATCCCCACCGTCAGCGAATCGGGCCTGCCGGGCTTCGTCTCCGATACCTGGTTCGGCATCTATGGCCCCAAGGGCATGCCGGCCGATATCGTCAACCGCCTCAATGCCGAGTTCAACAAGGCCATCCAGTCGCCCGAGGTGAAGGAACGGCTGGCCAAGCTGGGCGCCGAACCGGTCGGCGGCACGCCCGCCCAGTTCGCCGCCATGGTGAAGCAGGACAGCGCGCGCTGGGGCAAGCTGATCAGGGATCGCAAGATCACGGCAGAATAA
- a CDS encoding tripartite tricarboxylate transporter permease yields the protein MELLTNLGLGFSTALTFQNLAYAFLGCVLGTLIGVLPGLGPLATIAMLLPVTYTLPPVAALIMLAGIYYGAQYGGSTTAILVNLPGESSSVVTTIDGYQMARRGRAGVALATAGLGSFFAGCVATMILAAFAAPLSELAFKFGPAEYFSLMVLGLIGAVVLASGSLVKAIAMIVLGLLLGLVGTDVNSGAARFSFDVPELTDGLNFVSVAMGIFGFAEIIANLEQKEHRETFTDHITNLFPTKDDFKRMIPAVLRGTALGSALGILPGGGASLASFAAYSLEKKTSKYPQEFGKGAIEGVAGPESANNAASQTSFIPLLTLGIPPNAVMALMVGAMTIHNIQPGPQVMTSNPALFWGLIASMWIGNLMLIVLNLPLIGIWVKLLKVPYRYLYPAILTFCCIGVYSVQNTTFDVFQTAAFGVIGYLFIKLRCEPAPLLLGFVLGPMMEENFRRSLLLSRGDFSVFVTRPLSLGLLIAAAVLVVIVALPSIKAKREEAFQEE from the coding sequence ATGGAACTACTCACCAACCTGGGTCTGGGCTTCTCCACCGCCCTGACCTTCCAGAACCTCGCGTACGCCTTCCTCGGCTGCGTGCTGGGCACGCTGATCGGCGTGCTGCCGGGCCTGGGGCCGCTGGCCACCATCGCCATGCTGCTGCCGGTGACCTACACGCTGCCGCCGGTGGCCGCGCTGATCATGCTGGCCGGCATCTACTACGGCGCCCAGTACGGCGGCTCGACCACAGCCATCCTGGTGAACCTGCCTGGTGAATCGTCGTCGGTGGTGACCACCATCGATGGCTACCAGATGGCCAGGCGAGGGCGAGCGGGGGTGGCGCTGGCGACCGCGGGCCTGGGCTCGTTCTTCGCCGGCTGCGTCGCCACCATGATCCTGGCCGCGTTTGCCGCGCCGCTGTCGGAACTGGCGTTCAAGTTCGGCCCCGCCGAGTACTTCTCGCTGATGGTGCTGGGCCTGATCGGCGCCGTGGTGCTGGCCTCGGGTTCGCTGGTCAAGGCCATCGCCATGATCGTGCTGGGCCTGCTGCTGGGCCTGGTCGGCACCGACGTCAACTCGGGCGCCGCGCGCTTCTCGTTCGACGTGCCGGAACTGACCGACGGCCTGAACTTCGTCTCGGTGGCAATGGGTATCTTCGGCTTTGCCGAAATCATCGCCAACCTGGAGCAGAAGGAACACCGCGAGACCTTCACCGACCACATCACCAACCTGTTCCCGACCAAGGACGACTTCAAGCGCATGATCCCGGCGGTGCTGCGCGGCACCGCGCTGGGCTCGGCGCTGGGCATCCTGCCGGGCGGCGGCGCCTCGCTGGCCTCGTTCGCGGCGTACTCGCTGGAGAAGAAGACCTCCAAGTACCCGCAGGAATTCGGCAAGGGCGCGATCGAAGGCGTGGCGGGTCCGGAATCGGCCAACAACGCCGCTTCGCAGACCTCGTTCATCCCGCTGCTGACGCTGGGCATTCCGCCCAACGCTGTGATGGCGCTGATGGTGGGGGCGATGACCATCCACAACATCCAGCCCGGCCCGCAGGTGATGACCAGCAACCCGGCGCTGTTCTGGGGCCTGATCGCCTCGATGTGGATCGGCAACCTGATGCTGATCGTGCTGAACCTGCCGCTGATCGGCATCTGGGTGAAGCTGCTGAAGGTGCCCTACCGCTACCTGTACCCGGCCATCCTGACCTTCTGCTGCATCGGCGTGTACTCGGTCCAGAACACCACCTTCGACGTGTTCCAGACCGCTGCCTTCGGCGTGATCGGCTACCTGTTTATCAAGCTGCGCTGCGAACCCGCTCCGCTGCTGCTCGGCTTCGTGCTGGGGCCGATGATGGAAGAGAACTTCCGCCGCTCGCTGCTGCTGTCGCGTGGTGACTTCAGCGTGTTCGTGACGCGGCCGCTGTCGCTGGGCCTGCTGATCGCCGCCGCGGTGCTGGTCGTGATCGTGGCGCTGCCGTCGATCAAGGCCAAGCGCGAAGAAGCGTTCCAGGAAGAATAA
- a CDS encoding pyridoxamine 5'-phosphate oxidase family protein codes for MTPHAITTLAELEALYAQPAAPSLSKQVDYLHPHYRAFIEAAPFCLLSTVGQDWAECSPRGDAPGFVQVLDERTLLLPDRRGNNRIDSLRNIVADPRVGLLFVIPGINETIRVNGTAQISVDPALIARCVVDGKAPTTVLVITVQAVFFQCARALIRSRLWAAQSQVARQTLPSNGEILATLSGNAIDGAAYDRELPERQRTTLY; via the coding sequence ATGACCCCGCACGCCATCACCACGCTGGCCGAACTGGAAGCGCTCTACGCGCAACCGGCGGCGCCCTCGCTGTCCAAGCAAGTCGATTACCTGCACCCGCATTACCGCGCCTTTATCGAGGCGGCGCCGTTCTGCCTGCTGTCGACGGTGGGCCAGGACTGGGCCGAATGCTCGCCGCGCGGCGACGCGCCCGGCTTCGTCCAGGTGCTGGACGAGCGCACGCTGCTGCTGCCGGACCGGCGCGGCAACAACCGCATCGACAGCCTGCGCAATATCGTTGCCGATCCGCGCGTGGGCCTGCTGTTCGTGATTCCCGGCATCAACGAGACTATCCGCGTCAACGGCACCGCGCAGATCAGCGTCGATCCGGCGCTGATCGCGCGCTGCGTGGTCGACGGCAAGGCGCCGACCACGGTGCTGGTGATCACGGTGCAGGCGGTGTTCTTCCAGTGCGCCCGCGCGCTGATCCGTTCGCGCCTGTGGGCCGCGCAGTCGCAGGTCGCGCGCCAGACCCTGCCGAGCAACGGCGAGATCCTGGCCACGCTGAGCGGCAACGCCATCGACGGCGCCGCCTATGATCGCGAGCTGCCCGAGCGGCAGCGCACCACGCTCTACTAG
- a CDS encoding tripartite tricarboxylate transporter TctB family protein, with protein sequence MRIRSQKDFASGLMFILVGFGFSWVARGYSMGTAAKMGPGYFPFWLGIVLALLGALVLFGSLSSKAEEDSLARWDIKTLLWILGSVVLFGLLLKPLGMVLSVLVLVLVSSMASHEFSWKGAILNAVILVLISLGAFVYGINLQMPVWPAFLAS encoded by the coding sequence TTGCGCATACGTAGCCAAAAGGACTTTGCCTCCGGCCTGATGTTCATCCTGGTCGGATTCGGCTTTTCCTGGGTCGCGCGCGGTTATTCCATGGGAACCGCCGCAAAAATGGGACCGGGATACTTCCCGTTCTGGCTCGGCATCGTGCTCGCCCTGCTGGGCGCGCTGGTGCTGTTCGGCTCGCTGTCGTCCAAGGCGGAAGAAGACAGCCTGGCCCGCTGGGACATCAAGACGCTGTTGTGGATCCTCGGTTCGGTGGTGCTGTTCGGCCTGCTGCTCAAGCCGCTGGGCATGGTGCTGTCGGTGCTGGTGCTGGTGCTGGTGTCGTCGATGGCCAGCCACGAGTTCAGCTGGAAGGGCGCCATCCTGAACGCGGTCATCCTGGTGCTGATCAGCCTGGGCGCGTTCGTGTACGGCATCAACCTGCAGATGCCGGTGTGGCCGGCTTTCCTGGCAAGCTAA
- the ggt gene encoding gamma-glutamyltransferase, translating into MQNFNWTNPYPSVRIPLFARNVVSTSHPLAAQAGLRMLLKGGNAVDAAIAAAAAITIVEPVSCGLGSDAFAILWDGKSLHGLNSSGVAPAAWSPEYFKAKYGTDANGLANRPIRGWDSVTVPGVVAGWAALHERFGKLPFADLMEPAIEIAERGYAVPPVVAHKWAAAVPELKDQPGYAETFMPNGRAPAVGEKFTMKDAAETLRQIGATRGRAYYEGAIAEKIAAFSKQCGGAMTLDDLRNYQPDWVKPISKSYRGYELHEIPPNGQGIAALIALGILDQFDLASIPVDSVDSQHLQIEAMKLAFADLYQYVADPRSMEVTPEQMLDDAYLKSRAKLIDMQRATHFNFGMPKVGGTIYLTAADENGMMISFIQSNYMGFGSGVVVPGTGISLQNRGVGFSMDPRSANVVAGGKRPFHTIIPAFLTRNGQPVMSFGVMGGDMQPQGHVQTVVRMLDYNQQPQAACCAPRWKVNRDFTLDVEGTMDPATVEGLKARGHQLKSVDDPYMDFGSGQFIWRMSDDAEHGYVAASDSRRDGQAVGF; encoded by the coding sequence ATGCAGAACTTCAACTGGACCAACCCCTACCCGTCCGTGCGCATTCCGCTGTTTGCGCGCAACGTGGTCTCGACCTCGCACCCGCTGGCCGCGCAGGCCGGCCTGCGCATGCTGCTCAAGGGCGGCAATGCCGTCGATGCCGCCATCGCCGCGGCCGCCGCCATCACCATCGTCGAGCCGGTGTCGTGCGGCCTGGGGAGCGACGCCTTTGCCATCCTGTGGGATGGCAAGTCGCTGCATGGCCTGAACTCGTCGGGCGTGGCGCCGGCGGCATGGAGCCCGGAATACTTCAAGGCCAAATACGGCACCGACGCCAACGGCCTCGCCAACCGCCCGATCCGCGGCTGGGACTCGGTCACCGTCCCCGGCGTGGTGGCCGGCTGGGCCGCGCTGCACGAGCGTTTCGGCAAGCTGCCGTTCGCGGATCTGATGGAACCCGCGATCGAGATCGCCGAGCGCGGCTACGCCGTGCCGCCGGTGGTGGCGCACAAGTGGGCCGCCGCGGTGCCTGAGCTGAAGGACCAGCCCGGCTACGCCGAGACCTTCATGCCCAACGGCCGCGCCCCGGCGGTGGGCGAGAAGTTCACCATGAAGGACGCCGCCGAGACCCTGCGCCAGATCGGCGCGACCCGCGGCCGCGCCTACTACGAAGGCGCGATCGCCGAGAAGATCGCCGCCTTCAGCAAGCAGTGCGGCGGCGCGATGACGCTCGACGACCTGCGCAACTACCAGCCCGACTGGGTCAAGCCGATCAGCAAGTCCTACCGCGGCTACGAACTGCACGAGATCCCGCCCAATGGCCAGGGCATCGCCGCGCTGATCGCGCTGGGCATCCTCGACCAGTTCGACCTGGCCTCGATCCCGGTGGATTCGGTCGATTCGCAGCACCTGCAGATCGAAGCCATGAAGCTGGCCTTCGCCGACCTGTACCAGTACGTGGCCGATCCGCGCAGCATGGAAGTCACGCCCGAACAGATGCTGGACGACGCCTACCTGAAGTCGCGCGCCAAACTGATCGACATGCAGCGCGCCACGCATTTCAACTTCGGCATGCCCAAGGTCGGCGGCACCATCTACCTGACCGCGGCCGACGAGAACGGCATGATGATCTCGTTCATCCAGTCGAACTACATGGGCTTCGGCTCGGGCGTGGTGGTGCCGGGCACCGGCATCAGCCTGCAGAACCGCGGCGTCGGCTTCTCGATGGATCCCAGGTCCGCCAACGTGGTCGCGGGCGGCAAGCGTCCGTTCCACACCATCATCCCGGCCTTCCTGACCAGGAACGGCCAGCCGGTGATGAGCTTCGGCGTGATGGGCGGCGACATGCAGCCGCAGGGCCACGTGCAGACCGTGGTGCGCATGCTCGACTACAACCAGCAGCCGCAGGCGGCCTGCTGCGCGCCGCGCTGGAAGGTCAACCGCGACTTCACGCTGGACGTGGAAGGCACCATGGACCCGGCCACGGTCGAGGGCCTGAAGGCGCGCGGCCACCAGCTCAAGTCGGTGGACGATCCGTACATGGACTTCGGCTCGGGCCAGTTCATCTGGCGAATGTCGGACGACGCCGAGCACGGCTATGTCGCCGCCAGCGACAGCCGGCGCGACGGGCAGGCGGTGGGGTTCTAA
- a CDS encoding LysR substrate-binding domain-containing protein, with amino-acid sequence MSTVRFLRTFVAVAEHGSFAAAAAQVAVTQAAVSLQMRALETELRRELFDRNGRVAVLNADGRALLPQARKLLALYDEMRLPLASAEAMAGAVAVGAVVSVMGGLSHAVARMKRTYPALDVRLVGAKSIELAAQVEAGELDAAILVEGAARVPGTLRWTPLYQEPLVAIAARGSPGRDAREALAANPYLRFDRSQRTGVLVERALRRAHLKVNEFLELNAIEALVELVRQEVGVTVVPLLRRARWRDDDALRVLPLLVNGEPVMRQIGMLERRDHGRGQVTAAVRAACSELFGA; translated from the coding sequence ATGAGCACTGTCCGTTTCCTCCGAACCTTCGTCGCCGTGGCCGAGCACGGCTCGTTCGCCGCCGCCGCGGCGCAGGTGGCCGTGACCCAGGCCGCAGTCAGCCTGCAGATGCGTGCGCTGGAGACCGAGCTGCGCCGCGAGCTGTTCGACCGCAACGGCCGCGTGGCGGTGCTCAATGCGGATGGCCGCGCGCTGCTGCCGCAGGCGCGCAAGCTGCTGGCGCTGTATGACGAGATGCGGCTGCCGCTGGCGTCGGCCGAAGCCATGGCCGGCGCGGTCGCGGTGGGCGCGGTGGTGTCGGTGATGGGCGGCCTGTCGCACGCGGTGGCGCGCATGAAGCGCACCTATCCGGCCCTCGATGTGAGGCTGGTCGGCGCCAAGTCGATCGAGCTGGCGGCGCAGGTGGAAGCCGGCGAGCTCGACGCCGCCATCCTGGTGGAAGGCGCCGCGCGCGTGCCGGGCACGCTGCGCTGGACGCCGCTGTACCAGGAGCCGCTGGTGGCCATCGCCGCGCGCGGCAGCCCGGGCCGCGACGCGCGCGAGGCGCTGGCGGCCAATCCCTATCTGCGCTTCGACCGCAGCCAGCGCACCGGCGTGCTGGTGGAGCGCGCGCTGCGCCGCGCCCACCTGAAGGTCAATGAGTTCCTGGAGCTGAACGCGATCGAGGCGCTGGTCGAGCTGGTGCGGCAGGAGGTGGGGGTGACGGTGGTGCCGCTGCTGCGGCGCGCGCGCTGGCGCGACGACGACGCCTTGCGCGTGCTGCCGCTGCTGGTCAACGGCGAGCCGGTGATGCGCCAGATCGGCATGCTGGAGCGGCGCGACCACGGCCGCGGGCAGGTCACGGCGGCGGTGCGGGCGGCCTGCAGCGAACTGTTCGGGGCCTAG
- a CDS encoding potassium/proton antiporter translates to MESIDHVILLGGVVMSLSIVLGAFSARFGVPVLLVFLAVGMLAGVDGPGGIRFSDTWLSFLVGNLALAIILLDGGLRTRFATFRVALKPSLSLATVGVLVTAALVGIFAAWLLGIDWRLGLLLGAIVGSTDAAAVFSTLNSSGIRLKDRVASVLEIESGINDPMAIFLTLTLIEWLTAPGGLTPLELVLRLLVQFGVGGVLGLALGYCLALVLERTRVAEGLQSILLCSGGAMVFALVQSAGGSGFLAVYLTGMLIGNRERAVTADTMRAMDGMAWLAQSAMFLLLGLLVSPHRIWEVAGAAVAVAAFLMLVARPVAVWLALLPFRFNARETGFIAWMGLRGAVPIVLALFPLLREVPQSGLLFRLAFAVVLASLLFQGTTVAAAARLARVLRPGYPEPLARSRLRGTRAPILEVMQFEVGPNAPVENVRADQLELPPRCRLMTVARDDALADPAQTVLRAGDAVCVLGPTVSLPLLSALFQTPGRAPTWEQVSHDFLLSGDAPLRDVAALYGTRALTPDEEPLTLESAMQRAFTSPPVEGDSVEIAGLPLTVTRMEGAQIVQVGLLLPRLEGDSGGKLWGRRRKGGESREAV, encoded by the coding sequence TTGGAAAGCATCGACCATGTCATCCTGCTCGGCGGCGTCGTGATGTCGCTGAGCATCGTGCTGGGCGCGTTCTCGGCGCGCTTCGGCGTGCCGGTCCTGCTGGTGTTTCTGGCCGTGGGCATGCTGGCCGGCGTGGACGGCCCCGGCGGCATCCGTTTCTCCGATACCTGGCTCAGCTTCCTGGTCGGCAACCTGGCGCTGGCCATCATCCTGCTCGACGGCGGGCTGCGCACCCGCTTCGCCACCTTTCGCGTGGCGCTCAAGCCGTCTCTGTCTCTGGCCACGGTCGGGGTGCTGGTGACCGCCGCGCTGGTGGGGATCTTCGCCGCCTGGCTGCTGGGCATCGACTGGCGGCTGGGGCTGCTGCTGGGGGCCATCGTCGGCTCGACCGATGCCGCCGCGGTGTTCTCGACGCTCAACAGCAGCGGCATCCGGCTCAAGGACCGGGTCGCGAGCGTGCTCGAGATCGAATCCGGCATCAACGACCCGATGGCGATCTTCCTGACGCTGACGCTGATCGAATGGCTGACCGCGCCCGGGGGGCTGACGCCGCTGGAACTTGTGTTGCGGCTGCTGGTGCAGTTCGGCGTGGGGGGCGTGCTTGGCCTTGCGCTGGGCTATTGCCTGGCCTTGGTGCTGGAGCGCACGCGCGTGGCCGAAGGGCTGCAGTCGATCCTGCTGTGCTCGGGCGGCGCGATGGTCTTTGCCCTCGTGCAGAGCGCCGGCGGCAGCGGCTTCCTGGCGGTGTACCTGACCGGCATGTTGATCGGCAACCGCGAGCGCGCCGTTACCGCCGACACCATGCGCGCCATGGACGGCATGGCGTGGCTGGCGCAGTCGGCCATGTTCCTGCTGCTGGGCTTGCTGGTGTCGCCGCACCGGATCTGGGAAGTCGCCGGCGCCGCGGTGGCGGTGGCGGCCTTCCTGATGCTGGTGGCGCGGCCGGTGGCGGTATGGCTGGCGCTGCTGCCGTTCCGCTTCAATGCGCGCGAGACCGGCTTTATCGCCTGGATGGGCTTGCGCGGCGCGGTGCCGATCGTGCTGGCGCTGTTCCCGCTGCTGCGCGAGGTGCCGCAGTCGGGGCTGCTGTTCCGCCTTGCCTTCGCGGTGGTGCTGGCCAGCCTGCTGTTCCAGGGCACCACCGTGGCGGCGGCGGCGCGGCTGGCACGCGTGCTGCGTCCCGGCTATCCCGAGCCGCTGGCGCGTTCGCGCCTGCGCGGCACGCGCGCGCCGATCCTGGAAGTGATGCAGTTCGAGGTCGGGCCCAACGCCCCGGTCGAGAACGTGCGCGCCGACCAGCTGGAGCTGCCACCGCGCTGCCGGCTGATGACGGTGGCGCGCGACGACGCGCTGGCCGACCCGGCCCAGACAGTATTGCGCGCCGGCGATGCAGTCTGCGTGCTGGGACCGACGGTCTCGTTGCCGCTGCTGTCGGCGCTGTTCCAGACGCCGGGCCGCGCGCCCACCTGGGAACAGGTCTCGCACGATTTCCTGCTGTCGGGCGACGCGCCGCTGCGCGACGTGGCCGCGCTCTACGGCACGCGCGCGCTAACGCCGGACGAAGAGCCGCTGACGCTGGAAAGTGCGATGCAACGCGCGTTCACGTCGCCGCCGGTGGAAGGCGACAGCGTCGAGATCGCCGGGCTGCCGCTGACGGTGACGCGCATGGAGGGCGCGCAGATCGTGCAGGTGGGATTGCTGCTGCCGCGGCTGGAGGGGGATTCGGGCGGGAAGCTGTGGGGGCGGCGGCGCAAGGGGGGCGAGAGCCGCGAAGCTGTGTAA